GGGTGTACCTGGAACCCCTGTCTCAaggtgtgtgtgtaagagaggcTTACAGGAGGCACTTGGGTGTCTGAGGCAGGGGTGTGTGGGTATGACAGCACATATATCCCCAGATATGTCTGTGGGTTTGAAGGCACAActtgtgtggatgtccaggggtGTGCATGGGTGTGTTTAAGGAAGTGGGTGTGAGCTGAGGGAGGGGATCGTGTGTTTGTGTTTCAGTGAGTAGTAGACAGGTCTTGGTGCAGGAATGTAGGTCCATGTGCACCTTGAAGGAGGTGTGCACGTGTAGTGTGCATTCGTGGTGTGTGTGCGCATGTACAGGCAGCACAAAGATAAACCCAGTTCTGAGAAAATAcacaggggcctgaccaggcggtagcgcagtgaatagagtgtcggactggtacacagaggacgcaggttcgagaccccaaggccgctggcttaagcatgggttcatttggtttgagcaaagctcaccagcttgagcccaaggtccttggcttgagcaagtagtcactccgtctgctgtggccctctggtcaaggcacatatgagaaagcaatcagtgaacaactaaggagctgcaacaaagaacagatgcttctcatctctctcccttcctgtctgtctatccctctctctgactccatctctgtccctgtataaaaaataaataaaagaaaagaaaaaaaattaaaaagtaataatggcTAAAACTATGTAGCCCTTACGATGAACTAGATGTGCTATACTGCAATTTTCGTATGTTAAGTCATTTAATCCTCCCCAAAATCTTTTgaggtaggtgctattattattcctactttacagactaggaaactgaggttcactgAAGTTATATAATATGCGCATGATTAGACAACTAGTAAATGGTGGACCCAGACCTGTCAAATCCATACTGTAAAACCCTAAATATGGGTCTGCCTTGTAAGCACTCAACAGCTGTCATTCTCATGCCTCTCTCCCAGTGCCCAGGGTAACAACGGAACCTCAAGCCAGCAGACATGGGCACAGGCATTATTTATTCCAGAAAGTATTTATTCCAGGAACAGCTCCCTTTTCAGCTAAAACAACAGCACCCCCACTTTACAGAGCAGAGCATAGACACCAGAGAGGTGGAGTGAGTGGGCCGGGGTCACACAGCGGAAAGCAGATGAGGCCAGGATGGGGAGAGGTCCCTCCTTCCCTAGTTCAGGTAGAAGGGAAGATGAGGAAGCCGCTGAAGACGCTGTCCGCCTCGGGACCCTGGTAAATGCGGCCCTTTACAGGGTCTTTTTCGATCCAGACCTGGTCTCCTTGCTGGAGCTGGAGCACCGTGCCCCCAGACACCACCTGGAAAGTTCCCTTGTTGTTGGCATCACAGAAGCCCAAGTTGCTCAGGGTCTGGCCCCTCCTGGAGGACATGATGGACAGGCAGATGTCCCACTTGGACACCACCTGGAAGGTGAAGTAGTAGTAGCCCGGCACCGCGCAGATGAACCGGCCCGAGTGGCTCTCGTACCGGTCTTCCTCGTTGGTGATGACCGTGTCGAAGATGACCACGTTGCCGCCCGTCGGTGGGTTCCGCCTCACGGCCGAGAAGGCTGGCCGCGGCTGGTCATTGATGTTTCCCGGGTTGCCCTTGATGCCCCTATTTCCTGGGGA
The Saccopteryx bilineata isolate mSacBil1 chromosome 3, mSacBil1_pri_phased_curated, whole genome shotgun sequence DNA segment above includes these coding regions:
- the C1QA gene encoding complement C1q subcomponent subunit A, giving the protein MEAPWGWLVVGVLAMSLASTVTQDVCPAPNGRDGVAGKPGRPGRPGLKGEQGEPGAPGIRTGIRGIKGDQGEPGPPGKPGKMGYPGPSGPVGAPGSPGNRGIKGNPGNINDQPRPAFSAVRRNPPTGGNVVIFDTVITNEEDRYESHSGRFICAVPGYYYFTFQVVSKWDICLSIMSSRRGQTLSNLGFCDANNKGTFQVVSGGTVLQLQQGDQVWIEKDPVKGRIYQGPEADSVFSGFLIFPST